Proteins encoded by one window of Aphis gossypii isolate Hap1 chromosome X, ASM2018417v2, whole genome shotgun sequence:
- the LOC114128959 gene encoding ras-related protein Rab-5C: protein MANRAVPQRPNGQTPGKICQFKLVLLGESSVGKSSLVLRFVKGQFHEYQESTIGAAFLTQTIHLNDVAVKFEIWDTAGQERYHSLAPMYYRGAQAAIVVYDITNQDTFERAKNWVKELQRQATPGIVIALAGNKLDLNTMRSVQTDESQTYAYENGLLFMETSAKTSANVTEIFKAIAEKLPKNETTSTAGQGRRLVESEGANKSLSSCCK from the exons atggccAACAGAGCTGTACCACAGAGGCCTAACGGCCAAACACCAGGCAAAATTTGTCAGTTTAAGTTGGTTCTTTTAGGTGAATCATCAGTTGGAAAATCTAGTTTAGTGCTTAGATTTGTAAAAGGCCAGTTTCATGAATATCAAGAGAGTACCATTGgtg CTGCTTTTCTTACCCAAACAATTCATTTAAACGATGTCgctgttaaatttgaaatttgggATACAGCTGGTCAAGAGCGTTACCATAGTTTAGCACCAATGTATTATAGAGGTGCTCAAGCAGCAATTGTAGTCTATGATATTACTaatcaa gATACCTTTGAAAGAGCTAAAAATTGGGTAAAGGAACTCCAAAGACAAGCAACACCTGGCATTGTAATAGCCTTAGCTGGAAACAAGTTAGATTTAAATACTATGAGAAGTGTTCAGACTGATGAATCACAAACGTATGCCTATGAAAATGGACTGCTGTTTATGGAAACATCAGCAAAAACAAGTGCTAATGTGACAGAAATTTTTAAAGCAATTG cTGAAAAACTTCCTAAGAACGAAACAACTAGTACTGCAGGACAAGGCCGACGTCTAGTTGAATCTGAAGGAGCTAATAAGAGCCTTAGCAGCTGTTGTAAGTGA